The window ttaaaccagtcatctggtgcagtgtgggttgggtgtgggtccttgtactcggagtcgggcgaacgtccacgctagctggtaattgttttgcgttgaggtgatacttgaggctcgatgtgaattccttgttgcgtagcttgcacacaaccacgctcttatcgacgtttccatccgtgtgtttattataataagatttcccattcacggggccacccgacacagtctcgtcagcttctttgttcatgttcactgtggtttgttgttgtctgaagtcatgaacgctagttggtgctccagtataatcggtcctccgaaactcatccagtgagaaacgttccgcggtgcaaaaaagaagtgtaaaatgagtaaaaaatgtttaatgtgttatttttggtgtaattaattaatcttaattcacattgtaattaattaatcgtaattaacacactaaagtcccggccctaattattatTTATGGAATCTATGTGTTTGTCTACAACGAAGAGGAAAACTTGAAAATaccaaaaataaactattagtGCTTACTCatcagtttgtgtgtttctttatgttTGAATTTCTATTTTTGTACTTACGAAAAACTAaaattattctttgttttttaaatgagattaGATGTTGACTACTGTTTGTGTGCAGGACGGCGCCATGGACCTGCTGAGGGAACTGAAAAGTTTCAATATGACTCTCAAACTTCTCCAGGTGGGCTCCAGTATATTGCCCTGTGTATAGTCTACATTCAAGTACAGCTTGAACATTATTTTTCAACCCGTAGTCCTATATTGCCATAACCAATGTTATAAAATCATGATTTTCGAGgctttggtgtgtgtttttgtttaaggAAACAAGAATCGGCATGTCTGTGAACGGTATCAGGAAGAACTCCACGGACGAGGAAGTCATTGCTTTGGCAAAGGTCCTCATTAAAGACTGGAAAAGACTTCTGGGTACTTGACTTTGATACACAATTTAAAATGAGCAGTTAGATAGTTGTCTGTCAAATAAATCCCTCAATGCACTCAATGACTTACTAATATGaccccccccacatacactgCAGACCTCGAGAAAGCAGCTGAGAAGAATAACGGTTTGGACTCCGGTAAAACAGCACTGTCTCCAAAGGGCTCCCCCTCTGAGACACAGAGCAGGTCAGTATTGTCACAGCTGCTCCACAAAACCTCCACAGCCATCATGACATTCAACACGGAAACTGAAGCAATATATAATAAACCTGTCTAATAAAATGTTGAGTGTCATCTGACTGCTGTAGATTAATTTAAACTGACACGGAGTCATGATGGAAAAGCAGAAGCTCAGTGTAGTGGTGGATGTTTGTCATGACACAAGGCACTACGCTGGAACGACAGTATTTGCTGATTTGTATGTATTATCACAGTAATAGTAAACATTTACTGCATATGTTTTACAAATACATGCCTTGAAGGCCGTTTAACCATATCAGCTCTGTCAAAGAGCACTCTCATACTGCAGCAGCCCAGACACTTGTTCATTTTGCTTTGCAAAGGAGGCTTTTGAATCACTCTATTTCCCCAGAACAGTTTTCCACCCACTTAAAGCGGTAAGTGGATTCACGTCAAGTGTTCAAAGACAACATTCAGTACCAAGGACAGTGCTTTATCACTGTAATTCAGAATTAAAGACGCCTCATCTAAGAACATATTTTCTAGTAGCACGCGCCATCACACATTTTCATCTGTTTGGTTGAGGACGTGTTAAAACGTTAACTCGTGGGAACATGATAAAGAACGCTTCATTCAATGAGGCTGTTATTTGGTGATCTTTCAAGGTTGTCATGATTGCAAGTGCAAATTTACCACATTGATTAAGATTTAAGACAAATTATTCAAGATGGAAGACATTtattgtcatgtgtacagtttaACAAGTTACTCTGTACAATGACATTCTTATGTTGCAATTTCCTCCTTCCACATAATTACAATAAACACACTTAAagagaaaaatacataaatatatacataggCATTAGGCATACAGCTAAAGTCCAAGAGGCTTTGATGTAATTGATCTAAATTCTCATCTAAACTGGATTTATTCCTCTGGGGAAGGTAGGATGGACGGGAATATTACGTATGTGAACTGCTGGTCCTGTAATCCTTTCTGCATAGGTGTCTGCATTCAATAGTGTATTTTTCAATTgtcacacacagagctgtgtgtgtaccttttcaTCAGCTGAGCGCACAGTGTTACAACTAAAGAAGTAGAATGATAGCATCCGTCAACATCCATCACCCAATACAATGACGAACAGTAAAGATAAACTTTACGAGACCGAGACACTGCTAGATCATTAAAGTGCCTTGTGGTTCATTTTGCATGTCGTCCAAATGGGGCCTTAGTTGTATCGCAAAAACAAACCTGATTTAAGTGAAACTGGTAAATGTTTGCGGGCTCTTGAACTGAGCTAAAGACGGCACCTAATTTGTTTCTGTCAGTCACAGAAGACTATACGTCAAACTGAAACCTGAAAAGAAACACCCCGACAAAAgcggaaaagaaaaacatagcGAAGAGCGCAGAGAGAGACGTGCAGATGATCCCAGTGGGAATGAAAAACATCACCAAGAAATCAGAGAAGAGAAGTATTTAAAAGAACCCCCAAAACCAGGACATGCAGAGGATACTCCCCTGGTAAAAGATAACAAGGAACAGCCGCGTGGGCAAGACCTGCAGAGTGACAGATACAAGCCAGAACCAAAGAAAGAACGGGCACCAGGAGAGCCAAAGAAGAGACACGTGGAAGAggtcaaaaaggagaaaaggtctGCTGATCCCCAGAGGCACAGCTACGCAGATGACACAAAGAAGGACAAACACAGACAAgaaaacagcaatgaaaggCCGATAAGGTCCCCACAATGGGAGAAACCTCAGAGTGAACCCCAGAGAGACAAACCCATATTTGAGAGGTGAGGGGGAAGTGACCTCAGAAACTGCTTAACCCTTAACCAAAAAACATGCCAGCAGAGCATCAGAgtgaattattcatttcagaCGGGGAGTGATGGACAGCAGTCTTCTTTACCCCACCCGGTTCCCCTCTCCGCCTCGACCCGCTCGGCCTCCTCTCCCGATCAAACGCCCCTCTGTGGACCTGAGGAAAGACAGGTCAGGACACCTGTGATGGCCTGAAGCACTACTGCATGACTTAACCATTTGTGAGTCACTCACATGCACTGACGCTTGTTTTCCGACGGTTTCCCACCCAGACCCCCGGGTTACCTGCCGTGCACGGTGCATGCCGTAGTGGGTGAGGTGTGTCTTTACTACTAGAGACGCTGCATTTGGCTCAGACAGCATGGGACCTCTCGAGTTGCACCGCTCTGATCTGTGCTCTTGTGGCATTTGTTCAGGAAGGACAGTAAAGACTCATCCTCCcgacatcctcatcctcatgcTCCTCTACCCGCCTCTCCGCCAGCCAGACGACTCTCCCTGGAAGTGAAGAAAGAGAGGTCAGGCGTGCTTTGGTgcatgtttgaaatattttagtGCAGACAAAATGTCTTTGGATACTCAAACAAACGTGTATTTTCACATCAGGAAAGTTCTTCCGGACCCAAACGCTCCcatcgctcctcttcctcttcatcttcatcctcctgcAGCCAGGTCAGGGTCTGCATAGCGGCTGCATGCCCTGATATGAATAACTGCTGCATCATAAAGTGACAGATCAGATCAACGCTGTTTTGTCATTTAGAAAGGAGACTTCTGACCCAAATGCACCTCTTCCTCCACTTGCTCTTCGCCTgcaccccccacctcctctgctGAGGAGTCCCTCGCTGGACGGGAAAAAGGAGAGGTCTGGATCAGATGACTTCTCATTACAGAACGCATGGAGTCAGCGGCGTCTCGAATGATCAATTTGGAGAAATGACGTGACTTCAATGCTCTGAATTGAATCCTTGTCTTGTTTGTGACAGGAGGATGGAGTCCTCAGACTCTAAACCTCCTTCACAGAAGAAGACGCCAGATCCCGTGAAGAGAGAAAGGTCTGGGATCTGGTAGTGATTCGGTTTCTCATTCATCCTTGAAATAGTACTTTTCTTTTGTATCAGCCTCAGagtcctttttctgttttttgctcattttaaatattgttgttCCGGAATAAATCCTGAATTAGAATATTCAGGACTATTTTTAGATTTAGATAAGTCTTACCTTTTATGTTTATTCAATAGTTTTGACTCAATAACAGGTTTCTTTTCGCAGGAAAGACTCAGTGGAAAGCAAAGTGCCTAAAAAACACTCCGATGAAGCCAAGCGTGAAAGGTCAGCCGGCCAGAAGTGTACAAATGTTTTGTACCTTACTGTTTAAGGCGCTTATCTTTTGATACTGTCTATGAGTGGATTTGTTTGAGTATCaaacaaatgtttccttttgtcaGGAAAGATTCATCTGAGTCAAAATCGCCACTTCTCAAAAAGCTCTGTttggatgtaaaaaaagaaaaacacaggtgTGCACAAACAGGAAAATAGATTTTACTCTACGTTGCATTTGAATCCACACCACATAATCCCAGGGGTTTATTTTGTTGCTGTCGGTTGTGTCTCAACTCTTTCTCTTTTGCTGCAGGAAGGATTCCTGCGACTCCAAGCCTGGCCAGCCTGTGAGACACAAATCAACTGACTCCAAACCTGATAGGTAGGACTGGAACGCACCGCTTTAACGCTCACTCATGCTGGGAAATGTCATTCGCAATAAAACTGAAAGGGTTGGATTATTTAATGTAGACGGGAATCCAGTGATTCAAAGAAGAACAGCTCACCGCCAGCGAAGAAGCTAACAGTTGAAaggtacatttattttcatttaagttTCCTGGATTGCTTCCATGGACACCATGAACATGACGGTATTGACTTTATATCATAGAAGGGAGTCTCAAGGCTTGAAGACTTCTCAGCCTGGACCTCCACAGAGGAAGCCCTCTACTGACATCATGGAAAGGTATTACAGCTGTAATGTATGATGATGATACTGATCATTTCATATTTAATCCAGCAtttgtaatataatataatgtatatcTAATGTAATATAAGACCATTACCAATGAACTGGTGGTGTTGCTGTTTGCCAAGAAGTATCACATCACTTCAGCTTATTTTAGCATTTTttagtttactttttttctcaagAATCACACCTCATTTGTTTTCCAGCAGCAGATGCTGGAAACGTTTGCTAACACGCCAGCATAGTCCATTTTATAAGGTGATAAAATGCTGATATGCTGCGTTTTCCCCAAATGGACAAAAATGGCTGCTTGAACAGCAAAGAATGGGATTCTGTTGACATGTAGAAAGAGTCTTAGTTATGTCTTTTATATGTATTAAGCaagattaaatgtaaaaaaagttttaattaaTGGCTCTTTTTGAAAACAAGTGTCTCCTTCCTAAAGTCAAATTGGGTCAAAGGTGCCAGATGTGAGGCTTCACACGCTCTGCTCTGTCACGCTTCGATGCGTCCTTTTCTCCAGGAAAGGCAAAGCCGATACCCCTCAAACTCCCACCAGCCCTACCAGCCCCATGTCGCCCAGCGCCAGTTCTGCCGGGGGGCCGGTGCCCCCTCACCTTGCTACCGGAGACCCCGTCAGAGACAAGTGCATTTACATGCTTGCAGCAGCCCTGCGCACAGACGGTGAGGCTAAGGTCACCCTTATCACTGAGAGCATTCACTCTAAATAGTTTCACTGTGTccagtaacacacacaaacgtctcTGTGGGGTGCGGATTGTGCGTGATTTTAT is drawn from Pungitius pungitius chromosome 11, fPunPun2.1, whole genome shotgun sequence and contains these coding sequences:
- the tcea3 gene encoding transcription elongation factor A protein 3 isoform X1, whose protein sequence is MTREEDLTRIAKKLDKMVSRNNTDGAMDLLRELKSFNMTLKLLQETRIGMSVNGIRKNSTDEEVIALAKVLIKDWKRLLDLEKAAEKNNGLDSGKTALSPKGSPSETQSSHRRLYVKLKPEKKHPDKSGKEKHSEERRERRADDPSGNEKHHQEIREEKYLKEPPKPGHAEDTPLVKDNKEQPRGQDLQSDRYKPEPKKERAPGEPKKRHVEEVKKEKRSADPQRHSYADDTKKDKHRQENSNERPIRSPQWEKPQSEPQRDKPIFERRGVMDSSLLYPTRFPSPPRPARPPLPIKRPSVDLRKDRKDSKDSSSRHPHPHAPLPASPPARRLSLEVKKERKVLPDPNAPIAPLPLHLHPPAARKETSDPNAPLPPLALRLHPPPPLLRSPSLDGKKERRMESSDSKPPSQKKTPDPVKRERSGIWKDSVESKVPKKHSDEAKRERKDSSESKSPLLKKLCLDVKKEKHRKDSCDSKPGQPVRHKSTDSKPDRRESSDSKKNSSPPAKKLTVERRESQGLKTSQPGPPQRKPSTDIMERKGKADTPQTPTSPTSPMSPSASSAGGPVPPHLATGDPVRDKCIYMLAAALRTDDHYKDFGTNCDSMAAEIEDYILQRN
- the tcea3 gene encoding transcription elongation factor A protein 3 isoform X2; this encodes MRYLCALGLYLVVVMCRTDAAMTREEDLTRIAKKLDKMVSRNNTDGAMDLLRELKSFNMTLKLLQETRIGMSVNGIRKNSTDEEVIALAKVLIKDWKRLLDLEKAAEKNNGLDSGKTALSPKGSPSETQSSHRRLYVKLKPEKKHPDKSGKEKHSEERRERRADDPSGNEKHHQEIREEKYLKEPPKPGHAEDTPLVKDNKEQPRGQDLQSDRYKPEPKKERAPGEPKKRHVEEVKKEKRSADPQRHSYADDTKKDKHRQENSNERPIRSPQWEKPQSEPQRDKPIFERRGVMDSSLLYPTRFPSPPRPARPPLPIKRPSVDLRKDRKDSKDSSSRHPHPHAPLPASPPARRLSLEVKKERKVLPDPNAPIAPLPLHLHPPAARKETSDPNAPLPPLALRLHPPPPLLRSPSLDGKKERRMESSDSKPPSQKKTPDPVKRERSGIWKDSVESKVPKKHSDEAKRERKDSSESKSPLLKKLCLDVKKEKHRKDSCDSKPGQPVRHKSTDSKPDRRESSDSKKNSSPPAKKLTVERRESQGLKTSQPGPPQRKPSTDIMERKGKADTPQTPTSPTSPMSPSASSAGGPVPPHLATGDPVRDKCIYMLAAALRTDDHYKDFGTNCDSMAAEIEDYIYQETKATDMKYKNRVRSRISNLKDPKNPGLRRNVLAGSIDLSRIASMSAQEMASDELKQLRNVLTQEAIREHQMAKTGGTSTDLLQCGKCKKRNCTYNQVQTRSADEPMTTFVLCNECGNRWKFC